The proteins below are encoded in one region of Streptomyces marianii:
- the mycP gene encoding type VII secretion-associated serine protease mycosin, translated as MRYEMHTSARQPARLRHTLSAAVGLMLAGIATVPAHAETIRDRQWHLDAMHAEEMWEATTGRGITVAVIDSGVDKNVADLRGQVQDGMDLSGLKGNEHTDQAGHGTGMAALIAATGARGQTNGSHGLAPGTKILPIKMPYATGGFGTESSGRRYSESLAKAIRFAADSEAKVINISMGSANTPGKKNVGTSELTAAVKYAIGKGKLIFAAVGNSGNLTNAIEYPAATPGVVGVAGVDQKAKPLENSQFGPQVDLAAPGKEIVRACPEGTQICGGTGSSPATALASASAALIWSQHPNWTNNQVLRVLMQTASGNDKGLSRDDVVGYGVIRPRIALTTPGDPGPADKYPIPDFAYENAKSPSSKASEASGPMGGAGQSTAAPAASNDESSATGLWIAAAIGAAVVLGAAIAIAALRNRHRTRAASAIAAVPPQYGGHQPYYAQGPIAPRSHDLAQPTHITDRNEYGGT; from the coding sequence ATGAGGTACGAGATGCACACCAGCGCCAGGCAACCAGCCAGGCTCCGCCACACCCTGTCGGCCGCCGTGGGCCTGATGCTGGCCGGCATCGCCACGGTCCCGGCGCACGCTGAGACCATCCGGGACAGGCAGTGGCACCTTGACGCGATGCACGCCGAGGAGATGTGGGAAGCCACCACCGGACGTGGTATCACGGTTGCCGTCATCGATTCCGGTGTCGACAAGAACGTGGCGGACCTCCGCGGCCAGGTCCAGGACGGCATGGACCTCTCAGGGCTGAAGGGCAATGAACATACGGACCAGGCCGGTCACGGCACCGGCATGGCCGCACTGATCGCCGCGACGGGAGCACGGGGCCAGACCAACGGATCGCACGGGCTGGCTCCCGGCACCAAGATTCTCCCCATCAAGATGCCCTATGCCACCGGCGGCTTCGGCACGGAGAGTTCGGGGCGCCGGTACTCGGAGAGTCTGGCCAAAGCCATCCGGTTTGCGGCGGACTCCGAAGCCAAGGTCATCAACATCTCCATGGGGAGCGCGAACACCCCGGGGAAGAAGAACGTCGGCACCTCGGAACTGACCGCTGCTGTGAAGTACGCGATCGGCAAAGGCAAGCTCATCTTCGCCGCGGTCGGCAACAGCGGCAACCTCACGAACGCCATCGAGTACCCAGCAGCGACACCGGGGGTCGTAGGGGTGGCTGGCGTCGACCAGAAGGCGAAACCACTGGAGAACTCCCAGTTCGGTCCGCAAGTCGACCTCGCCGCACCTGGCAAGGAGATCGTGCGCGCATGCCCGGAGGGCACCCAGATCTGCGGAGGAACAGGCAGCAGCCCAGCGACCGCCCTCGCCTCCGCCTCCGCCGCCCTCATCTGGTCCCAACACCCGAACTGGACCAACAACCAGGTCCTCCGTGTGCTCATGCAGACCGCCAGCGGCAACGACAAGGGTCTCAGCCGCGACGATGTCGTCGGATACGGCGTCATCCGCCCCCGCATCGCCCTGACGACCCCCGGCGACCCCGGACCCGCCGACAAGTACCCCATACCCGACTTCGCCTACGAGAACGCCAAGTCCCCTTCTTCGAAGGCCTCCGAGGCGTCGGGCCCCATGGGAGGCGCCGGCCAGTCTACGGCCGCACCCGCGGCATCCAACGACGAGAGCAGCGCGACCGGCCTGTGGATCGCGGCCGCCATCGGTGCGGCCGTCGTACTCGGCGCTGCCATCGCTATCGCGGCTCTCCGCAACCGCCACCGCACCCGTGCAGCATCCGCGATAGCCGCTGTCCCGCCCCAGTACGGAGGACATCAGCCCTAT